The following proteins come from a genomic window of Trypanosoma brucei gambiense DAL972 chromosome 1, complete sequence:
- a CDS encoding T. brucei spp.-specific protein translates to MNSGSIACWISHRFVAKYLHVNSPSSRLFLFAKSMSYLISPLHLNAFTTGESARLTKGAFYLRTWCRWLPFTYHFSCFSYVNIGCNMFLFQPAPSLPLSGHVCKSSKALSREQPPHAPSTSLAWRDPFTSVTPPFLFTTDNQPLIIFILIAHFSTVARFVGTFFAFRCTVYTYIYIYIYIYIYIYIAQYPMYVDFFEFSSYG, encoded by the coding sequence ATGAATAGCGGCTCTATTGCTTGTTGGATCAGCCATCGATTTGTTGCCAAATATCTGCACGTTAATTCTCCATCGTctcgcctttttcttttcgccaaGTCGATGTCGTATTTAATTTCACCTTTGCACCTAAATGCATTTACCACTGGTGAAAGTGCCCGATTGACTAAAGGGGCTTTCTATCTCAGGACTTGGTGTAGATGGCTCCCGTTTACATACCATTTTTCATGTTTCAGTTACGTAAACATTGGATGCAATATGTTCCTCTTTCAGCCAGCTCCCAGTTTGCCACTGTCAGGACATGTATGTAAATCATCCAAAGCATTAAGTCGAGAACAGCCCCCTCATGCACCGTCAACGTCGCTAGCGTGGCGAGACCCTTTTACTTCTGTGACCCCCCCTTTTCTATTTACAACGGACAATCAGCCGCTCATCATATTTATATTGATAGCACATTTTAGTACCGTTGCTAGGTTCGTAGGGACATTCTTTGCTTTTCGGTGTAcggtatatacatacatatatatatatatatatatatatatatatatatatattgcacAATACCCAATGTATGTGGACTTTTTTGAGTTCAGTTCATACGGATGA